The proteins below come from a single Hemitrygon akajei chromosome 2, sHemAka1.3, whole genome shotgun sequence genomic window:
- the LOC140720639 gene encoding uncharacterized protein, whose protein sequence is MDVGEFMKSPTMEALEMATKSDLLNLGKGLNLAEVKSSMKNREVRRAITQYYIGENVFEAEELENIPEKVPAGTTDQLEIERLRWEHEIKSKELEVVGREKERAETEKQRIHELELDRRRQERRAQGIEREEGFDVSRELRLVPPFEETDVDSYFLLFEKVAVNQKWPQEQWVALLQSVLAGGRIWAAMMPTRRPASTVAPPLESQSCRACAVTRSLSRKAAENESSLNRASSDLAKTFLPTLYHEGSEGGKTESSKVKWGKGKEIALPLVKRKVLEVLSDLLHIYRFGCV, encoded by the exons atggacgtgggtgaatttatgaaaagcccAACTATGGAGGCGCTAGAgatggccaccaaatcagacttgttaaatttggggaaggggttaaacctcgcagaggtgaagtCGTCCATGAAAAaccgggaggtgcgaagggccataactcagtattacattggggagAATGTGTTTGAAGCAGAggagttggaaaatatccctgaaaaagtacccgcTGGTACGACGGATCAGTTAGAGATAGAGAGATTACggtgggaacatgaaattaagtcaaAAGAGCTAGAAGTGGTCGGGAGAGAGAAGGAACgagcagagacagagaaacaaaggatccatgaattggagctggacaggcgaaggcaagagcgaagagctcaagggatagagagagaggaggggtttgatgttagtcgggagctgagattagtacctccgttcgaggagacggatgttgatagttatttcttgctttttgaaaaggtggcagtgaaccagaagtggccacaagagcagtgggtcgcgttgttacaaagtgtgttagcaggagggaggatttgggcagccatgatgccgacccgccgaccggcgagtacggtggccccgcccctggaGTCCCAAAGCtgtcgcgcatgcgcggtcactcgcagcctgtcgagaaaagcagctgagaacgagagcagtttaaatcgggccagtagtgatttggccaagacgtttttaccgaccctataccacgagggttccgagggtggtaaaacagaaagtagtaaagtgaaatggggtaagggtaaggagatagccctccccttagtgaagagaaaggtcctagag gtgctgtctgacctgctgcacATTTACCGTTTTGGCTGTGTCTAA